Below is a window of Acidobacteriota bacterium DNA.
GCGCTGACCGTCAGCCGCGCCATCGAACAGCGCCGCATCGTCACCGAGAACCTCCTGCTGAAGGAAGCACTCGGCGCGCGTCACGGCGCACCGACGATCGTCGGCGACCATCCCGCGCTGACGGAGGTACTGCGCAGCCTGCGCCGCGTGGCGCCGACAGACACCACGGTACTGCTCGGCGGCGAGAGCGGGACGGGTAAGGAGCTCTTTGCGCGTGCGCTCCATGCGCACAGCGACAGGGCCGACGGTCCGTTCGTGGCGATCAACTGCGCGGCGATTCCGGAGACGCTGCTCGAGACGGAGCTCTTCGGTCACGAGAAGGGCGCCTTCACCGGTGCCACCGCCCGCAAGCCGGGCCGCTTCGAAGTGGCGCACGGCGGCACGCTCTTCCTCGACGAGATCGGGGAGATGCCGGCCAACCTGCAGGCCAAGGTGCTGCGCGTGCTGGAGAATCGCAGCTTCGAACGCGTGGGCAGCAACACGACGCTGCACGTCGACGTGCGCCTCGTGGCCGCCACCAATCGCGATCTGCGAGCGGCCGTTGCGGCGCGGACGTTCAGGGAGGACCTGTTCTTCCGCCTGTCGGTGTTCCCGATCGTCATCCCGCCGCTGCGCGACAGGCAATCGGACATCGCACTGCTCGCGAGCCACTTCGTCGAACGGTTCGCGCGCGAGCAGAACAAGCGCCCACCGCACCTGTCATCGTCGGCGATCGCGGCTCTGCAAGGGCATGCCTGGCCGGGCAACGTGCGGGAGTTGCAGAACTGCATCGAGCGGGCGGTGATTCTCGCCGACGGCGATACGGTGCACGCGCAGCACCTCAATCTCGCGCCTCCGGACGCCGGCCGTGGTGCGCCGGTCGTGCCCGTCGATCCGTGGGAGTCGATCGATCTCTCGGGCACGTTGCCAGACGCGTCGCGCCGTGTGCTGCAGGAAGTGGAGCGTCGCAAGATTCAGCAGGCGCTCGACGATGTGCGCTGGGATCACGGCAAGGCCGCGTCGGCCCTGCAGATCCCCTCGCGCGTCCTCCTCGCCCGTATTCGGGAGTTGAAGCTGGCCCCCTCCATTCGCTGATGGAGAGAAGGGGCTTCAGCCCCTTCGTCGGCGGCAGGGGCCGAAGAGCCTGTGACGCAATCGCGGGTATTCGTGAAGGCGCGGGTCTGTCGCCGGACAGCCCCACCCGTCCTCGGCGTGAACGACCCTTGTACGGCTGACGCGCCTGCGCGCGGGCGGGGCGTCCCCGTCCGGCGCCACCCGCACCGACACGCGATTCCTTCACAGGCTCTGAAGCCCCTGGCCCGTCATTCGAATATGGCCTCTGGTCTCCAGTCGAATGCAACGAGGCAGGGCCGGCCCTACCGATCTATACCAACCCGATTGCGGCGAGGCCGAGGCGGACCTGGCGTTGGTCGACGTCGGTGACGATGGTGGTGTCGCCGATGCGGGTGGGCAGGACGAAGTGCAGCGCGCCGGCGACAACCTTCTTGTCGCGCCGCGTTGCGTCGAGGATCGCTGACACGTCGAGGCCGCCGATGGCGGGCAGCGGCCCCATGCCGTCGAGCACGGCACACAGCGCGGCGTCGTCGCCGACACTCCACGTGCCGCGCGCGACGGCGATGGCCGACGCGGCGCGCATGCCGTACGCCACCGCTTCGCCATGCCGCAGCAGACGGTAGTGGGTCACCGCTTCCAGCGCGTGTCCGATCGTGTGGCCGAAGTTGAGGATGCGCCGCAGGCCGTCCTCGCGTTCGTCCTTGGTCACGACGTCCGCCTTGATCGCGCAGCACGTGGTGATCACTGGGAGCAGTGCGTCGGGCGTGCCGTCGAGCAGTGCGGGCATCGTGCGCACGCATTGTTCGAAGAGCTCCGCTGACGCGATCACGCCGTACTTGACCACTTCGTACAATCCGGCCCGCAGTTCACGCCGGCTCAGCGTGGCCAGTGCGTCCGGGTCGACCGCCACGAGCGCCGGCTGATGGAACGCGCCGAGCAGGTTCTTGCCGAGTCTGTGGTTCACGCCGACCTTGCCGCCGATCGCGCTGTCTGTCTGCGCGACGACGGTGGTGGGCACGTGCACGAGCCTGATGCCGCGCAGGTAGCTCGCCGCGGCGAACCCGGCGAGATCGCCGATGACGCCGCCGCCGACCACCACGAGCACCGCCTTCCGATCCACGCCCTGCTGGACCAGCGCGTCGTGCACCTTCCCCATCGTCGCCATCGTCTTGGCCTTCTCGCCGTCGGGGACGAGCACGGGCGTGATGTCGGAGGCGATCGACGCCAGCCCGCGGCCAATGGTGTCGCCGTGCAGGCCCCACACGCGCGGCGACGAGACGACGACGACGCGTGACGCGCGAGGGCAGGCCTCCGCGACCGCGTCGCCGAGCGAGGCGAGCAGACCCCGGGCGATGACGATGCGCGAGACCTGAGCGGACCGCGTGTGGACCTCGAGAGTATGAGGAGGCATGAGCGGCGGGAGCCGAGGAAATCCGGCTCGAAGCGGGTGGTAGGATAACAGGGTCCGCCCTGCCGAGCGTGCCGGGCAGAAGCGAACGCCCCTCCCGTGACGCCCCGACACGATTTCCTGGTGATCGGCAGCGGTATCGCTGCGCTCCGAGCCGCGCTGGCGCTGACCAGTCGTGGGCGTGTCTGCGTGCTCACCAAGGGCGAGCCCGCGCAGGGCAACACGGGCTGGGCGCAGGGCGGCATCGCGGTGGCGCTCGGCGAAGACGATTCGCCGGAGCTGCACTTCGACGACACGCTGGCGGCGGGCGACGGGTTGTGCGAACCGGAGACCGTTCGTGCGCTCGTCGTGGAAGGGCCACATTACGTGTCGGAGTTGCTCGCGTGGGGTGCGCGCTTCGATCGACTGCCAGACGGGCGCCTGGAGCCGACGCGCGAGGCTGCGCACAGCGTGCGGCGCGTGCTGCACGCCGAGGACGCGACGGGGCGCGAGATCAGCCGGGTACTGCACGACCGCGTTGCGCAGTTCCCGGCCATCACCATCGTCGATCACGCGAGCGTGACGGGCCTGCTGTGCGAGGACGGGCGATGCGTAGGCGCCGTCTATCGCGATAGCGACGATCGTCGTCACGAGGTACGCGCCGTGGCCACGCTGCTGGCGACGGGTGGCGCGGGGCAGGTGTTCGCGCAGACCACGAACCCGTGGGTGACCACGGGCGACGGGATGGCCATGGCATTCGAGGCCGGCGCGGCGATCGCCGACCTCGAGTTCGTGCAGGTCCATCCGACGGTGCTCGACGTTCCGGGGCGGGCGCGGTTCCTGTTGTCGGAGGCGCTGCGTGGTGAAGGCGCGCGGCTCGTGAACGCGAGCGGCGAGGCGTTCATGTCGCGCTACGAGGCGTCGGCGGAACTGGCGCCGCGCGACCGCGTGGCGCGCGCGATCGTGCGTGAGCGCCAACGGACCGGTGCGCCGATCCGTCTGTCGCTGGCGCATCTTGCGGATCTCGACGTCCACGCACGGTTCCCCCAGATTTCGGAGGTCTGCCGTGCGGCGGGGCTCGATCTGGCCACGGACCCGATTCCCGTGAGCCCGGCGGTGCACTACGTCATGGGCGGCGTGGTCACCGACCTCGATGGCCGGACATCGATCCCGGGGCTGTATGCGGCGGGAGAAGTGGCGTGTACGGGCGTGCATGGCGCCAATCGACTGGCGAGCAATTCGCTGCTCGAAGGGCTCGTGTTCGGGGCGCGTGCCGGCGCGGTGATGGGCGAGACGCCGCGCGTTCGTGATGCATGGCCGGCGGGGCGACTGGTCGTCATGGAATCGCTTCGACGCACCGCGGATGGATCGATGCCAGACGACCTTGACGTCGCGAGCGTGCGTGCGCGTGCCTGGCGCGACATCGGACTGGTGCGCACGCCCGAAGGACTGCGTGATGCCGAGGCGTACTTCTCGCGCGCGTACGCGGGGTGCGTGTCGGCGCGCGAGACCGGGTTGGCCGCGGCGCACCTGCGGAATCTGGTGACGGTGGCGTACCTGATGGCGCGCGCCGCACTGCGCCGCCAGGAAAGCCGCGGCGGCCACTACCGCACGGACTTCCCCGAACGTCGAGACGACGACTGGGGGACGCATTGGGGGGACAGGGCCTCCACGAGACACATATGAGCGAGCAGCAGCAGAGC
It encodes the following:
- the aroB gene encoding 3-dehydroquinate synthase, producing the protein MPPHTLEVHTRSAQVSRIVIARGLLASLGDAVAEACPRASRVVVVSSPRVWGLHGDTIGRGLASIASDITPVLVPDGEKAKTMATMGKVHDALVQQGVDRKAVLVVVGGGVIGDLAGFAAASYLRGIRLVHVPTTVVAQTDSAIGGKVGVNHRLGKNLLGAFHQPALVAVDPDALATLSRRELRAGLYEVVKYGVIASAELFEQCVRTMPALLDGTPDALLPVITTCCAIKADVVTKDEREDGLRRILNFGHTIGHALEAVTHYRLLRHGEAVAYGMRAASAIAVARGTWSVGDDAALCAVLDGMGPLPAIGGLDVSAILDATRRDKKVVAGALHFVLPTRIGDTTIVTDVDQRQVRLGLAAIGLV
- a CDS encoding sigma-54-dependent Fis family transcriptional regulator, which produces MSTATMSAPAAPQTRDTPDVLLVDDNEDLRYVIAAVLARHGYRVVEAGDEPAAIEALRLHRPSLVLSDLRLPTGDGLGVLRAAKDLDPALPVVLMTGYGAIDEAVAAVREGALDYLTKPVDHDHLALTVSRAIEQRRIVTENLLLKEALGARHGAPTIVGDHPALTEVLRSLRRVAPTDTTVLLGGESGTGKELFARALHAHSDRADGPFVAINCAAIPETLLETELFGHEKGAFTGATARKPGRFEVAHGGTLFLDEIGEMPANLQAKVLRVLENRSFERVGSNTTLHVDVRLVAATNRDLRAAVAARTFREDLFFRLSVFPIVIPPLRDRQSDIALLASHFVERFAREQNKRPPHLSSSAIAALQGHAWPGNVRELQNCIERAVILADGDTVHAQHLNLAPPDAGRGAPVVPVDPWESIDLSGTLPDASRRVLQEVERRKIQQALDDVRWDHGKAASALQIPSRVLLARIRELKLAPSIR
- the nadB gene encoding L-aspartate oxidase, producing the protein MTPRHDFLVIGSGIAALRAALALTSRGRVCVLTKGEPAQGNTGWAQGGIAVALGEDDSPELHFDDTLAAGDGLCEPETVRALVVEGPHYVSELLAWGARFDRLPDGRLEPTREAAHSVRRVLHAEDATGREISRVLHDRVAQFPAITIVDHASVTGLLCEDGRCVGAVYRDSDDRRHEVRAVATLLATGGAGQVFAQTTNPWVTTGDGMAMAFEAGAAIADLEFVQVHPTVLDVPGRARFLLSEALRGEGARLVNASGEAFMSRYEASAELAPRDRVARAIVRERQRTGAPIRLSLAHLADLDVHARFPQISEVCRAAGLDLATDPIPVSPAVHYVMGGVVTDLDGRTSIPGLYAAGEVACTGVHGANRLASNSLLEGLVFGARAGAVMGETPRVRDAWPAGRLVVMESLRRTADGSMPDDLDVASVRARAWRDIGLVRTPEGLRDAEAYFSRAYAGCVSARETGLAAAHLRNLVTVAYLMARAALRRQESRGGHYRTDFPERRDDDWGTHWGDRASTRHI